In Posidoniimonas corsicana, the genomic window CCCGCACCGTGCCGTCGAGCCCCGCTTCAAATGGGTCGACGCCGAGGTGCCACAGCGCCGTGGCGGCAACATCGCGCAGCGTGCCCTGGCCGAGGCTTACGCCGTCGGCGACGCTGGGCCCACTCACAATGAACGGGACCTCCCAGTTCGGCAGGCCTTGGTCGGCGGTGTGCGCGAACGATCCGGGCGCGGCGCCGTGGTCGGCGGTGACGATCACTAACCAATCTTCCTCTCCGTTGACCACGCCCGGGCGCGCGCTGACCGTGGCCATGACATCGCCGATCAGTCCGTCAACCACCTCGATTGCAGCAAGGTGCGCCTCGCTGCCCCACGAGTGGCTGTGCCCCGCGGAGTCGACCTGATCGAAGTGCAGAAAGACGGCATCTGGATCGCCGTTTTGGATCAGCGCAACCGCGTCGTTGCGGACGGCGATGTCCTGGTGATCAATAGGACCCGAGTCGTAGCCGAACTCTAGGTCCGCGTACGCGTCCGGCGAGATAAAGGTGTTGATCGGCGTCCAGTTGACCAGCGAGGCTGTGTAGAGGCTGGCGTCAGCCTGCTTCGCGTGCTGGAAGAAGTGCGGGTAGGATTCGAAGTCCGACCCCGCGAAGCTGTTGTCGGAGACGCCGTGGTGCGTGGCTGAAACACCGGTGAGGATTGTGGACCAGTTCACACCGCTGGCGCCGTAGGGCGCTGGCGGGTTGTCAACCAATGCCCCTTCGTTGAGGAAGTCGTACCGCACGCCGCCCAGCGACGCTAACGCGTCCATCGCGGGCGTGTCCGCCTGGGTGATGTACTGCCCGCCCGCGCCGTCGACTCCGATCACCAGCACCTTGTTCGTCGCCCCCAAGGAGCACGCGGCGCCAGCCAAGACCACCAGCGAGGCGTAAATCGCAGATCGCATCCAGGTAACTTTCATCAAGCCTCTTCACACTGCGTCGGGCCGTCGACGGGGTCTAACGGCGATCGGCGCCGCCCGTGGTGATGACCTGGCCGGCCCGGCTCCCCATGTCGCTCCACACCTGCGGGTCGGTGCTCTCGACAACGGCCTGGACGTGACCGTCCACAAACACCATCTGCACAACGCCGCTGTGTTCGCTCCCGAAGCTCAGCTGCAGAGACTGGCACTCGGTCGAGGCGGCTGTGCGGCAGATGCGTTGGTTGTCCGCCGAACTTGACTGCAGGTTCATGCCAACCCCAGTGGAGCCGAGGAACTCAGAGGGGTCGCTAAAGTCGTTTGCACTGCCGCTGATCGTGGTGTCGATGTCGTCGCTGCCGCCGTACCAGTGATCTTTCCGGTCGCCCTCGCGGGCTTCCTTCGCCTGCCCCAACTGCTCAACGGTGGTGAAGTCGGACACCGCCTCGCCGGCCAGCGCCGTCTTGGAGGTGCCGTCGATGACCTTCCGTAGCGCGATCGAGCCGCCCTTGCGGTCCTCCTGGTGGTGCACGCCGACCAGCACGCCATCGGCCCCTTCGTAGAGCGGCGGCGCATCGGGAGAGCGTTTGCCGCGGATCCAGTAGGTCGGGTACTGCGACTGGATCAGGCCAGACGCGACGCCGATGTACGAACCCGGCACGCGGTTGTTGACAACCCAGCTAACCGCCGAGAGGTCGTACAGGTGCTCGGGAAGACCCATCGATGGACAGCGGTAGACCGGGATGACGGTCTCGCAAAGAACCATGTTCTGGTACTTCTCACCGAGCGACGCGACATCTTCGTAGGCGCCGGGGTGGGCCCACTGGAAGTTGCCGTTGTCGTCCTCGCCGATCTGGAGGTAGCTGAACATCGACCCCTCCTCGAGGTACGGCAGGATGAACGCGCTCCACGCGCTCCCCTCGCCCAGGTAGGTGCCGGGCGGAAGAACGCCACGGCTGGACTCATAGTTCAGGCAGGCGAGGCCGATCTGCTTCAGGTTGTTGCTGCACTGCGACCGGCGAGCGGCCTCCCGCGCGGCCTGCACCGCCGGGAGCAGCAGCGCGATCAGCACTCCAATAATCGCGATTACCACCAACAACTCGACCAGCGTGAACGCGGCCCGTTCTCTGTGCGTCGCTCCCCGCTTGGCGTTTGACAGCTGCATCTCTCTGCTCCTTGATTTCCAACGCCCGTTGCTGGGCGTTGTTGCGAGGTTTCCCGTGTGGAACAAGTCCCTGCGGGGGTGGCGTGACTCGCGTATTGTCCGCCGCGCCCACTACCGCCGTGAGGACTTGCTGCGCATCCCTGTTGACGCCGCTGAGCTAGCCCCGGCGACGGCATTGCCCAGCCGTAACCAGCGCCAGCGTCAGCAACCCGGTGGTGGCCGGCTCCGGCGCTGTGCCGCCGCTGATCAGCCGCAGAGCGGCCACGCCGGCGGCGGGGTTGGCGTTGTTCAAGATCGCCCAGTCTTCCAAGTCGACCACGCCGTTGTAGTTGAAGTCGCCCAGAGCACGGGTCTCCAGGTCGCCTACCAGGCGGCCCGAGACAACGCCGTCGAACGGGTCAACCGACTCTAGCCGTTTCTCGGACAGCCAGTTCTCGGCGAACAGGCTGGCGTCGGAGGTGGTCACCAGGCCGTCGCCATCCAGGTCGCCGTCAACCGCGGGCGCGAACGCCTGCGCGTATCCGTTGTCGCGCGGCAGGTGCCACTCACCCCAGTCATTGAGCGAGTTGTCGCCGCCGCCGGCGACGTTGTCGTTGTCGTTCAGCCCCATGACGAACATCTCCAGGTCGTCCACGACGCCACGGAAGTAGGCGTCCTCGCCGGGGGTGCTGCTGGAGAAGTTGCGGTCGAGGGTCTCGGGGTCGGTGCGGGCGCCGACGAACAGCGGGCTGTCGTCGAGCGCGGCGATGTTGGTGAACAGGTCGCCCTCGCCGATGTTCACGACCGTCTCGATCTCGTAGTTGCCGAAGCCGACCGCCTCCGCGACTCCGTTCACGTAGAAGATCGACCCGTTGCCCGGCCCGGCCGGCCGCACGACCGCCAGGTGGTACCACTCGTTGTTCACGGGGGCGATGTCGGTCTCGTAGTCGGCGGGCGTCACCATCGGCTCGCCGATCTCCAGCACATCGTCTTCGGTGCCTTCAACGCCGTCGTCGCCCGGGAGCACTGTGATCTCGATGTCGAACTCACTCGCGTACCGCATCGCGAACTTTCCGTCCTCGTTGATCAGCACGCCGTGCTGCTGGCTGTCCATGACAATGTGCTGCTCGCCGGCGGCCACATCGGTCGGCTTGACCCACAACTCGAAGCCGCGGTCGTTGATGCGGAAGTAGTTGAGGGTGCCGCCCGGGTTGACCAGCGACGCCAACGAAGAGGGCGACTGCTCGGGGTAGTTGAGCGCCTCTCCAAAGCCGGTCCGAAGGTACTGGCGGTCGAACGCCGTCTGGTTCAGCGCGATGCCCACGCCGCCGTTCCCGTCGGGGCGGTCGGTGGTGTCGGCGTACCGGGGGTAGGAGTTGAAGCGGGCCTTGGCGACCAGGTCGATCAGTTGGTTCGCGTTCAGCTCTCCTGCGGCGTCGTACGTAACCACGTTGCCCTGGGAATCGGTATTGCTCATTGCTTGACCAACAACAGCGCCGGGGTCGTCGTCGCCAAAGCCGTAGTCCCGGTCGACAAACGGCGCCGGCCCGGCCGGTTGGGCGTGGCTGACGCTCACCAACGTGAGCGGCGCGAGCAGTATCATGCACACCGCAACGCCGACGGAAGCCCTCCGCCGAACGGCGCTGGCGGCGAGCCCCAGCAGGGCCAGCAGCCCAGCCCTGGGCTCGGGCGCCGCGGCGGCTGCCTCGACTCCAGCGCCAAGGCCGTAGTTGCTCCGCCACAGCGCGTAGTCGGCGGCGTCGACCACACCGGCGCTCCCGCCGGACTCATCGCCGTTGCCGCCCAGGTCCGCGTCGGTGCCCAGGTTGTCCCGCCAGACGGTGTAGTCGGCGGCGTCCACGACTCCATTACCGTTGAAGTCGCCGGGCAGTGAGACCGTCAGGTAGCTGACCACCGCGGGGGCAAAGACATCCTCCGAGGACTGATCAAGCACCTGCCCGAATTGATCCTCCTGCACGAACGAGTAGGTCAGCAGCAGGTCCTCGATCGAACCTGGGCCACCGTACAGCCGCCCTACCGAGAGCGCCTCGCCAGGCCCGATCACGCTCTCGCCGTTGAGAAAAGCCTCAAAGACAATCTCGGAGGTGGCCACGATGGTGTCCCACGCGTCGCCAACCCCCGGCCCGCCGGCGTCCACGGCGCGGGCGTCAAGGTTGGTGGCAGCCCAGTCTGCCGGGTCCAGGCTGCCGCTTTCGCTGGTCACCGAGTAGCCGGTCAGCACCACAGGCTCGTCGCTCACCGAGACAAGCATCGCCTCGCCGGTCGTTGCGTTCACGCGCAGCTCGAGCGTGGCAGGGGGCGGCGGCGGGATGAAGCGGGTGATCGTACCAACGTGCCGCTCCCGGAAGGGCGTCACTGGGGGGATGTAGTTGTCGGTATTGACCACCCAGCCCTCAGGGCCGTCCTGAGAGTAGACGGCTTCGCCGGAGTCGGGATCTTCGTCGATCGGCGGCCCCAGCGTGACACTCTCAAAGTCTTCGAAGAAGAGCGAGCCTGTATTGCCGGCGACGCCGACGTTGTCGATGGCCCACCACCAGTCATTGGTGGCGTTGAACAGGTTGAAGCCAAGCTGCATCGTGGTCGCCGCCCCCGCGTCCGGCAGGCTGATGCTGATCATCTCGTTGGGCGCATCGTCCTTAAAGTCCGGACTGGTCTGATCGGAGCTCCAACGGAACACCTCGGTCGGCACGCCGTCGTAGAACACCTGCAGGCTGGCGCCCTGAGTGTCTTCGTCACGCCAGCTCGACGCGAACGACAAGCTGAGCGATGTCGAGTCCACGCCGGAAATATTTATCGCCGGGCTGCGGAGCTGGCTGTTGAAGGTGGTCGTGCCGCCGGGACCGCCGATGTCGTCCCACTCGTCCGGGTCGGCGATCGCCACGACGCCGGTCCCCAGCGTGAACAGCTGGCGTTCCTGGCCGCCGGCGACCTCGGACCACCACTCCCGATCGGCGAAGGACCACTCCTCCCACTCGGTGACGCCAACCCCGTCGCTGAGGCGTTGCGCCTGGGCGGTCGGCGCTGACGACCCGACGGCCGCCAGCACGATCAACGCCGCGAGCAGCCTGCCCGCACCGCGGCGGCGGACGAGCACTCCGGCGACCGCCAGTGACAGCACCGCGGCGGCGCCCGGCTCCGGGGCCGCGGTCCCGGAAAGCATCTGCACGAATGCGCCGGCGCCGAGGGCGGCGTCGAACTCGCGGCGGAACGTGACGAAGTCCGTGGCGTTCAGCCTGCCGTCATCGTTGAGGTCGCCCTTCAGGTAGGCCTGGGCGGTGGTCAGGTCCGAAAGGTCGGCCTGATCGGTGATCGAAGTAAACTCGGTCCAGTCGCCGGAGTCGACCTGACCGTCGAAATTCAGATCAAGGAACGCGAACGCCTGGCCGCCATTGCCGACGAACTCGACCAGCCCAGCTATCTGGTCATCGTTGCCCTCTAGGAGGTAAATGAAGCTGATATCGCTGTTCTCTTCGAAGTACCGCAGCCAGACGTCGGCGCCAAAACTGATGCTGCCGCCGTTGGCGAGGGTGGCGTTGTCCAGGTGGACCTCGCTGAGGTCGTTGATCTGCCCGCCGACCTGCGTCGCCTGGATCCAGTCCGGGTCGGTAGCCGACAGGAACGTCGCTTGCCCCTCGTCGAACGCGCCCTCGTCCGAGGTCAGCGAGTAGCCCCGCAGCTGCACTGCCGAGCCGGTGTTGTTGACGATCGTTACCTCGCCGGTGTCGCGGTCCAGCACCGCCCGCAACACGCCGTCGGCGCCCGGGTTGTCGCCTGTGTAGACACGCACGTTGTCAACTGCCCACCACCAGTCGTTGTTGCCCTGCAGGCGGAACTCGAACTGCACGCCGGACGCGCCGGCGGGGACCGACTGCAGCGTGTAGGTCAGGCTCTCGTCGAAAGCCTCGTTCTTGAAGTTCACGTCGGTCGGGACGGAGGTCCAGGTGTCCAGGATCTCGACGTCGCCGGTGTTGTAGCGGGCGGTGAGTGTTGCGGTCTGCTGGTCTTCGTCGAACCACGACGAGCTGAAGTTGAGCCGCACCGGCTCACTGACGCCGCCGATCGACACCGACGGGGTCACCAAGGTTGAGTCAAGAACGCCGTTCTCGGGAAGCAAGTTGTCTTCGATACCTTGATCCGGGTTGCCGAAGTCGTCCCACTCGTCGGGATCGGCGACCGCAATCGTTCCCACCCCGCTGATAAAGCCGGAGCGTCCCTGGTCGCCGGCGGTTTCAATCCACCACTGCTTGTCGACAAACCGCCAGCCCTCGAACTCCAGCACGCCGCTCTCGGTGTCGCCTACGGAGGTGGTCAGGTTGACCTCGGTCCACCCAACGGGCCCGCTCGGGCCAACCTCCTGCCACGCCTCGCGGCTGCGTAGCTCAGACTCGAAGGTCACGGTTGGTTGGAGCGTGACGCCCTCGAAGTCCTCCGACAAGAGATCGACTGCGCCGGCATGGCTGCAGGCCAACCCGGCCGCCGCGCAGGCCGCCGATCGCAGAAGATTCTTTACGCGCTGCGGAAACATGGGGGCGATGTTCATGATGGCTGTGATGGAGCGTCTGGTGGGATGAATAGCGGTCAAGCAACAGGCTCGCGATACGCCGTGCATCGTGCGGTGCCTACGACACGGTGGTCCGTCTCACACGTGACTTGCTTGGGGAATCTAAACAGGGCCCCGCCGCCAACCGGCTGGCGGCGGGGCCCGTAAGCTAGGCGCCTCGACCTAAGCCATGCGGCGGGTGAACACGCCCGCAGCAGTCAGGGCAGCGACAATCAGAGCAGCCGACGCGGGCTCGGGGATGACGCCGGAGCGGACCTGGACGTTGTCGATGGCCCACCACCAGTCGTCGTTGCCGATGTAGCTGAACTCGAATTCAACGCTCGAGTAGCCGGTCGTATCGACAACCAGCAGCACGTCCTCGTTGACAGCACTGGCGTGGTAGTCGTCCGACGAGCTGTCGCTGACCCAGCGGAGCAGCTCCAGCGGAGTGCCGTCCAGGTAGGCCGTAAGGGCAACCTCCTGGTTGTCCTCTGGTCGCCAGCTGGAGTCAAAGTCGAGCGAGATGAAGGTCTCGCCGGACACGTCGATCGCCGGGGTTCGCATCACAGTGGTCAGGTCGCCGGAGTCGCCGGGGTCGCCGATGTCGTCCCACTCGTCGCCGTCGGCGACGGCTACCGCGCCGGAGGCCTTGGTGAACTCGCTGCGGGTCGAGCCGCCGACCTCAGCCCAGAAGTCCTTATCCGTGACGCTCCACTGCTCCCACTCTAGGACGCCGTAGGCGTCGTCGCCGCCGCCGGCGCCGGGTGTGCCCGTGTTGTCGGTGCTCCAGCCCGCGGGGAAGCTGTGCGAGTACGCGTTCTCCACGCCCTGGGTGGCGTAATCAACGCCCAGGATGCTGGTGACGCCCGTCGACTCGGTCGTGACGTTGGCGCCGGGCGCAAGCCGCTCGTTGACGCTGTCGCCAAGCGCGACGCCCTCAAAGTCTTCAAACAACACCTGACCCTGACCGCCGGTGAGGTCGTTGACCTCAACATTGTCGATCGCCCACCACCAGTCATTGGCGCCGTTGGCCAGCTTGAAGGTCAGCGTGGCGCTGGTGACGCCCGCCGGGGCGACGAATGCCGGGCCCGACCCGTCGGCCGGCAGGTTCTCGTCCGGGGCGTCGGCCTTGAAGCCGCCGCTGGCGCTGTCGGAGTTCCAGTCGATCACCGGCCCGGTGACGCCGTTGTCGTAGGTGACAAACACCTCGACGGCCTGGTTATTGAGGTTGACGTAGGTGTCGCCCAACGCGGCGTCGTCGAATGCCTCCGGGCGCCAGCTCGAGTCGAATCCAACGCCGTGCACGGCGCCGGCGCTGACCGGGAATGAAGCGGTCGTCAGCGCAGTGCTGTAGTAGCCGCCGTTCACTGCGTCGTTCTGGCTGCCGAGGTCGAAATACTCGTCCGGGTCGGCCACGGCGACCGTGCCCGAGGCGTTGCTCGTGGCGCCGAACATTGAGCGATCCTGGTCGCCGGCCGCGGTCGACCAGAAGTCAAGATTGGCAAAATTCCAGCCGTCCCACTCGTCCACGCCGTAGTCGGCCAGGCCGGTGCCGGCCACGCCGGTCGTGACGGTCGGGGCGCCCAGGTAGGTGCTGACCGCGTTGTCACGCGTCCAGCCTGCGGGGCCGACGCTGCTCCACACGCCGGGGATCGACGAGGTGCCGGGCTCCGTCGCGACGTTCTCGGAGATCGACGTGCCGATCCGCTCATTGGTGCTCTCCCCAAGGGTCACGCCCTCAAAATCTTCGAAGAACAGCACCTTACCATACTGGGCGCCTGCGCTGCCGGCTAGCAACAGGCCGCCCAACAAGCCGCCCGCGACAATTCTCAACATGACTCGTCTCCCCCAAAGATGCGGAACCAACGGGAATCAAGAAATCGCGGCGCGACCAACACGCCGCTCGACTGAGCTGAACGAGCCGAGATCTTCAGCGGCAAGTGTGAAGAATTGGTGTTGGTCAATGCACGAAATCAGTTAATCGCGGGTCGCGGCGCCCCGCGCAACCCATTCGCTTGACCCCCTGCGCACGGACGCCGATGTTTTGACCTCACGCGGCGCGGCGCCCACTTCGGACCGAGCGCCTCCGCTAACTCGAGCGGTCGAGCTTTCGTCAAGCCTTTTGCGCACCGAACCTTTTCTTCACGCGGCGATCGTGTTTAAGATTCGTGCTTTCGTGGCAGCAACGGCTCCATCAGGGGATTCACGAGTGAACGACTGCGCGACCGCCGACCAGGTGCGGCGACTATTCACCAAACGGGGCGACTCGCAGTACGGCGGCGAGGCGGTGTCGCAGCTCGAGCACGGACTGCAGGCCGCGGCCATGGCCGAGCAAGAGCAGGCATCGGCCCAGCTGATCGCCGCGGCCCTGCTGCACGACGTCGGCCACCTGCTCCACGTGCTGCCGGACGACGCGCCGGACCGTGGCGTCGACGACATGCACGAAGAACTTGGCGCCGACTGGCTGGCGTCGCGGTTTCCACCAGCGGTGCTCGAGCCGGTGCGGATGCACGTGGCCGCCAAGCGTTACCTGTGCGCCGCCGAACCGGCCTACCGCCAGTCCCTCAGCCCGCCGTCGGAGCTAAGCCTGCAGTTGCAGGGCGGCCCGATGAGCGACAAAGAGTGCGACTCCTTCCGGGCGAGCCCCTTCTTCGACGACGCGATCCGCCTGCGGCGGTGGGACGACCTCGCTAAGGACCCCGAGATGCAGACGCCGCCCCTCGAGCACTTCCTCGAGTACGTCCGCGACGCGATGGCGCCCTCCCCCAGCACGACCACCCTGTGAGCCTATGACATGACCGACCGCGTAGCGGTAATAGGAGGCGGCATCGTTGGAGTCGCACACGCCTGGCAGCAGGCTAAGCGCGGCGCCAACGTAACGCTTTTTGAACGCGGCCGCCTGGCCGCGGGGGCGTCCGTGCGAAACTTCGGCATGGTGTGGCCTGTCGGCCAACCCAATGGGCCCCTCCACGCAACCGCCCTACGCAGCCGCCAGCTGTGGACCGAGTTCCTCTCGGACGCCAAGCTGTGGTGCGACCCCTGCGGGTCGCTCCACGTCGCCACGCGTCAGGATGAGCTCGACGTGCTCGGCGAGTTCGCCCACAACAGCCGGGAGCTCGGCTACGAGTGCCAACTGATCAGCGGCGAGCAGGCCGCCGAGAAGAGCCCGGCCTTGCGGGCCGACGAGCTTAAGGGCGCGCTCTGGAGCCCGACCGAGATGACCGTCGACCCCCGCCAGGTGATCCAGCGGGCGCCGCTCTGGCTGCACGAGAAGTACGGAGTCGACCTGCAGTACGGCGTCCGCGTTCGTGAGGTGAGCCCCACACGGCTGGTTGACGCACACGACCGGGCGTGGTCGTTCGACCGGATTATCGTCGCCAGCGGCGTGGAGATCGCCGAGCTGTTTCCCGAGGTGCATCGCGAAGCGGGTCTTGGCGCGTGCAAGCTGCAGATGATGCGGACGATCCCTCAGCCCAATGGCTGGCGCCTGGGCGCGCTGATCGCCAGCGGGCTCACGCTGCGGCACTACGCCACGTTCCGGGTCTGCCGCACCCTGGACGCGTTGAAGAAGCGCGTCGCTCGCGAGACCCCCGAGCTGGACGAGTACGGCGTGCACGTTATGGCCTCGCAGAACGGCGACGGAAACGTGGTGCTGGGCGACTCGCACGAGTACGGCGACGCCATCACGCCGTTCGACAAGGAGCGGATCGACGAGCTCATGCTGCGCGAGCTGCGCCGGTTCCTGCACCTGCCCGAGTGGACCATCGCCCAGCGCTGGCACGGCGTGTACGCTACACTGCCGTCCGAGGTGCAGTTTGTCCACCAGCCAATGCCGGGCGTCACGATCGTGATCGCCACCGGCGGCGCCGGCATGACGATGTCCTTCGGCCTGGCCGAGAAGCTTGCCGCCGCGGGCGAGGCGCCCGTCGACGCCCGCCGCTTGGCCGTTTAGTCCCCCACCACGCACAGCACGCAGAATGCCGTTCCGCCCCCCCAACCAACTCTCCGCCGTCATCTTCGACTGGGCCGGCGTCACCGTCGACTTCGGCAGCCGCGCGCCGGTGCTCGCCATGCTGGCCGCGTTCGAGGGCCAGGGCGTCGCGGTGAGCGAGCAAGAGGTCCGCGCCCACATGGGCAAGGCGAAACGCGAACACCTGAACGCGGTGCTGGCCATGCCACGGGTGAAGCAGGCCTGGACAGACAAGCATGGCGCCGAGTCAACCGATGCCGACCTCGACCGGATCTACGAGTCCTTCCTCGGGCTCCAGGAGGAGTGCATCACGTCGCACTCCGACCTGATTGAGGGCTGCGTCGACTCGGTAGAACACTGCCGCTCGCTCGGCATGCGGATCGGCTCGAGCACCGGCTACACCCAGCAGCTCCTCAAGCCGGTCGCCGCCAAAGCAGCCGAGCTCGGCTACCGGCCCGACGCCATCGTGTGCGCCGGGGATGTATCTCCCGGGCGGCCCGAACCATGGCTATGCTTCGAGAACGCCCGCCAGCTGGGCGTATTCCCAATGTCCGGGGTGCTGAAGGTAGACGACACGCCGGCCGGAGTGACCGCCGGCCGGAACGCCGGCGCGTGGGCGGTTGGCGTGGTGACCAGCGGCAACGAGGTTGGTCTGGGCCGCAATCAATGGGACGCGCTCAGCCCTGACGAGCAGCGTCAACGGCACGGCGCCGCGTCGCAACGCCTGCTCGACGCCGGCGCTCACCTGCTGATCGACTCGATCGCGGAACTGCCGCGCGTCGTGCAAGAGCTCAACCAGCGTCTGGCGAGCGGCCAAACGCCGGGCTAGTTGCTGGTCGTGGCGCCGTCGGAACGCTGCCGCTAGCCAGCCGTCACTGCATCTCTGCCTGCCGCCTCCGCGAGCGCGTCGGTCAGCCGTTCCAGCATCTGGTCGCAGACCGCCTCGTCGTGCGCCAAAGATAGGTACAGCTTGGTGCCCATCGGATTGAGGAACACGCCGCGTTTGAACAGCGCGAGCATGAAGCGTCGGGCCAGCGGCTTGTCTTGGTGCCGGCACGATCGGTAGTCCCTCGGCCGGGCGGTGGTGAACGCGAACTGCGCCAGCGGCCCATCTCCGACGACCTGGGCTTTGACGCCGACGTCACGCAGCGCCTGCTGCATCCCGTCGCGAAGGTAGCGCCCCAGCCCGTGCAGGCGCTCGTAGACGCCGTCCTCGGCGAGTGTGTCCAGCGTGGCTAACGCGGCGGTGGAGGAGATCGGATTGCCCCCCAGCGTCGACGCGGTCCAGACGTACGAATCGACGCCCAGGCGGTCCTCGGCCGCGAGCTCCATCACCTCGGCCGTCCCGCCGAACACGCCGATGGGGAAGCCCCCGCCAAGCGCTTTGCCGTAGGCGACCAGGTCCGGGGTGACGCCGTAGTACTCCTGGGCGCCACCGTAGGCCAGCCGGAATCCGGTCACGACCTCATCGAAGATCAGCAGCACACCGCACTCGCGCGTCACCTCGCGGAGCCCGGCCAGGAAGCCCTCCTCGGGGGCCAGGCACCGCTGCAGCGGCTCGATGATCACACCCGCCAACCGGCTGGCGTTCTCCCGGATGATCCGGCTGGTGGTCGCGAGGTCGTTGAACGGGGCGACCAGCACGTCGTGTTCGATACCAGCGGGCAGCCCGTCGCACGAGGGGTCGGCCGCGGGGAACTCGCGGTCGGCGTCCGGGAACAGGCTGGTGACACCGACATCGTGAGCGCCATGATAGGCGCCCTCGAACCGCACCACCGCCGGCCGCCCCGTAGCGGCCCGGGCCAGCCGCAGGCAGTACATGGTCGCCTCGGTGCCCGAGGCGCAGAAGCGGACCTGGTCCGCCGCCGGGGAGAGCGCGATCAGCCGCTCGGCCAGTTCGAGCGACGCGTCCGTGATGCTCGCAAAGTTGGTCCCCTGAGTGAGCCGCCGCGCAACCGGCCCGCAGACCCGGGGGTCGGAGTGCCCGACCAGGACCGACCCCCAGCCCATCGAGAAGTCGAGCATCTCGTCGCCTGCGGCAGTCCACAGCCGGCACCCCTCGCCCCGCGCGACAACGGTGGTCAACTCTGCGGGAAGGTTAAACTCGCCGTTGCTGCCGGCCGGGAAGGCCGCGCGGGCGCGTGAGCTGCTCGGGTGATTCACGATAACTTAACACTCGAGGGGAGGATTCGTGCGAAACTCTGGGCCCCCTAACGTTACCGCTCGCGGGCGGGCCCAGCCACCTTGCCGCGGCGACCGTCAGAAGGTTTGCGCAGGGCGTGTTGGCACGACAGGATAGAACACAGGTCCGCGAAGGCTCCGCCACGTCGTCGGCCACGGGCTGACTAGTCAAGCATGGATCAGGCAAGACGCATCGCCCTGCTGATCGACACCGCCACCACTTGGGGGCAGGGTCTGATTGAGGGCATCGCCAACTACGCCCGCGACAACGCGCGCAACTGGCTGTTCTCCATCGAGCCGCGCGGCAAGTACGACCGCATGATGCTGGCGCCCACCTGGCGGGGCCACGGCGTGATCGCCAGGATCACGCACGCCGACCTGGCCGAGCAGCTGATGTCGCTGCGGTTCCCGGCGGTAAACGTGTCCTGGTATTCGCTGGCTGAGGGCGTGATCCCACGGTGCACGTGCGACGAGCGGGCGGCCGCGCGGCTGGCGGCCGAGTACTTCCTCGGGAAGGGGTACCGGCAGTTCGCCTACTGCGGATCCACCCTCCGCCCCAACTACCACGACCGCTTCGGCGACGAGTTCCGCCAGACCATCGCCGCGGAAGGCTACCCCTGCCCGGCGTTCCAGCCCGAGCCGAAGGAGTTCGCGGCGCTCGACAGCGAGGAGCAGTTGCAGCAGCTATCTCGGTGGCTGTCCGACCTGCCCCACCCGACGGCCGTGCTGGCGTTCGACGAT contains:
- a CDS encoding alkaline phosphatase family protein, translated to MRSAIYASLVVLAGAACSLGATNKVLVIGVDGAGGQYITQADTPAMDALASLGGVRYDFLNEGALVDNPPAPYGASGVNWSTILTGVSATHHGVSDNSFAGSDFESYPHFFQHAKQADASLYTASLVNWTPINTFISPDAYADLEFGYDSGPIDHQDIAVRNDAVALIQNGDPDAVFLHFDQVDSAGHSHSWGSEAHLAAIEVVDGLIGDVMATVSARPGVVNGEEDWLVIVTADHGAAPGSFAHTADQGLPNWEVPFIVSGPSVADGVSLGQGTLRDVAATALWHLGVDPFEAGLDGTVRGLEVPPPNGVLGDVNQDGVVAGDGAGPAATDDVTAFLDNWLVRGGGGVADRYSRGDLNFDGLTDLSDWAVLNRLDPAMGAAVAHGLAGVGVPEHAAATLLLLLAAASPRRARFQLTQDWT
- a CDS encoding DUF1559 domain-containing protein, producing MQLSNAKRGATHRERAAFTLVELLVVIAIIGVLIALLLPAVQAAREAARRSQCSNNLKQIGLACLNYESSRGVLPPGTYLGEGSAWSAFILPYLEEGSMFSYLQIGEDDNGNFQWAHPGAYEDVASLGEKYQNMVLCETVIPVYRCPSMGLPEHLYDLSAVSWVVNNRVPGSYIGVASGLIQSQYPTYWIRGKRSPDAPPLYEGADGVLVGVHHQEDRKGGSIALRKVIDGTSKTALAGEAVSDFTTVEQLGQAKEAREGDRKDHWYGGSDDIDTTISGSANDFSDPSEFLGSTGVGMNLQSSSADNQRICRTAASTECQSLQLSFGSEHSGVVQMVFVDGHVQAVVESTDPQVWSDMGSRAGQVITTGGADRR
- a CDS encoding phosphonate degradation HD-domain oxygenase, coding for MNDCATADQVRRLFTKRGDSQYGGEAVSQLEHGLQAAAMAEQEQASAQLIAAALLHDVGHLLHVLPDDAPDRGVDDMHEELGADWLASRFPPAVLEPVRMHVAAKRYLCAAEPAYRQSLSPPSELSLQLQGGPMSDKECDSFRASPFFDDAIRLRRWDDLAKDPEMQTPPLEHFLEYVRDAMAPSPSTTTL
- a CDS encoding TIGR03364 family FAD-dependent oxidoreductase, giving the protein MTDRVAVIGGGIVGVAHAWQQAKRGANVTLFERGRLAAGASVRNFGMVWPVGQPNGPLHATALRSRQLWTEFLSDAKLWCDPCGSLHVATRQDELDVLGEFAHNSRELGYECQLISGEQAAEKSPALRADELKGALWSPTEMTVDPRQVIQRAPLWLHEKYGVDLQYGVRVREVSPTRLVDAHDRAWSFDRIIVASGVEIAELFPEVHREAGLGACKLQMMRTIPQPNGWRLGALIASGLTLRHYATFRVCRTLDALKKRVARETPELDEYGVHVMASQNGDGNVVLGDSHEYGDAITPFDKERIDELMLRELRRFLHLPEWTIAQRWHGVYATLPSEVQFVHQPMPGVTIVIATGGAGMTMSFGLAEKLAAAGEAPVDARRLAV
- the phnX gene encoding phosphonoacetaldehyde hydrolase, encoding MPFRPPNQLSAVIFDWAGVTVDFGSRAPVLAMLAAFEGQGVAVSEQEVRAHMGKAKREHLNAVLAMPRVKQAWTDKHGAESTDADLDRIYESFLGLQEECITSHSDLIEGCVDSVEHCRSLGMRIGSSTGYTQQLLKPVAAKAAELGYRPDAIVCAGDVSPGRPEPWLCFENARQLGVFPMSGVLKVDDTPAGVTAGRNAGAWAVGVVTSGNEVGLGRNQWDALSPDEQRQRHGAASQRLLDAGAHLLIDSIAELPRVVQELNQRLASGQTPG
- a CDS encoding aspartate aminotransferase family protein translates to MNHPSSSRARAAFPAGSNGEFNLPAELTTVVARGEGCRLWTAAGDEMLDFSMGWGSVLVGHSDPRVCGPVARRLTQGTNFASITDASLELAERLIALSPAADQVRFCASGTEATMYCLRLARAATGRPAVVRFEGAYHGAHDVGVTSLFPDADREFPAADPSCDGLPAGIEHDVLVAPFNDLATTSRIIRENASRLAGVIIEPLQRCLAPEEGFLAGLREVTRECGVLLIFDEVVTGFRLAYGGAQEYYGVTPDLVAYGKALGGGFPIGVFGGTAEVMELAAEDRLGVDSYVWTASTLGGNPISSTAALATLDTLAEDGVYERLHGLGRYLRDGMQQALRDVGVKAQVVGDGPLAQFAFTTARPRDYRSCRHQDKPLARRFMLALFKRGVFLNPMGTKLYLSLAHDEAVCDQMLERLTDALAEAAGRDAVTAG